The Diorhabda sublineata isolate icDioSubl1.1 chromosome 6, icDioSubl1.1, whole genome shotgun sequence genome includes a window with the following:
- the LOC130444862 gene encoding uncharacterized protein LOC130444862 isoform X2 gives MNSYVRSNGLYPVLIVFLIAWLNICSSYGQLTFSKGWKVGKRTDDETDAQLKITTNALCQFLLSQIRDIFPCENHQISNKQFESILNNQL, from the exons ATGAATTCTTATGTGAG AAGTAATGGTCTCTATCCGGTATTGATAGTGTTTTTAATAGCGTGGTTGAATATATGCAGCAGTTACGGACAACTCACTTTTTCGAAAGGTTGGAAAGTTGGGAAACGTACTGATGACGAAACGGACGCCCAATTGAAAATAACCACAAACGCGCTTTGTCAGTTTCTATTG AGTCAAATTCGGGATATTTTTCCTTGTGAAAACCATCAAATATCCAACAAACAATTCGAAAGTATACTGaacaatcaattataa
- the LOC130444862 gene encoding uncharacterized protein LOC130444862 isoform X1 — protein MESGFNKANCSNLSKIDVVLLDNFFAFNTYFYSSEVDSVKTYISNGLYPVLIVFLIAWLNICSSYGQLTFSKGWKVGKRTDDETDAQLKITTNALCQFLLSQIRDIFPCENHQISNKQFESILNNQL, from the exons ATGGAATCAGGATTTAACAAAGCAAACTGCagtaatttgtcaaaaattgacgtAGTTCTGcttgacaatttttttgcattcaaCACCTACTTTTATTCATCAGAAGTCGACAGTGTTAAAACTTATAT AAGTAATGGTCTCTATCCGGTATTGATAGTGTTTTTAATAGCGTGGTTGAATATATGCAGCAGTTACGGACAACTCACTTTTTCGAAAGGTTGGAAAGTTGGGAAACGTACTGATGACGAAACGGACGCCCAATTGAAAATAACCACAAACGCGCTTTGTCAGTTTCTATTG AGTCAAATTCGGGATATTTTTCCTTGTGAAAACCATCAAATATCCAACAAACAATTCGAAAGTATACTGaacaatcaattataa
- the LOC130444858 gene encoding GRAM domain-containing protein 2A-like isoform X4: protein MLVEKLIKQPKTKIKRSSGNFGSAGARSAPSTPLEQQILGSPALSPDVLSNSPTSVVYQTSPSHALFTKCDKASLKHLSTSTPVMTAQAQITEPPSPKTTKDPKIRTTSKARQKKFLRHFPNVEDDEKVLNHYSCALIGDILLQGHLYITKNYFAFYSNVFGYVTKLLIPILTVENITKEKTARIIPNAVGVSTSEDKHVFGSLISRDNTLIYMRTVWQKAKNAYPVIIEPEIEEPDLDSSDSVEAESGRDSPPIEIKPKFSLVKIIPKGRRPSDVDGTQYDSAGFISVLKQSIIEFRKLPRQSLILCATTLLLILLFFSAGILLYRISKIQNKYSMVFHENMIKGSNDVYSDLLQWHSQMHSKSAGAVNNFLDSNLVLIAQVRQSLEALSSILVQSSSTQGHESDPKPLEASKDNS from the exons atgctggtagaaaaattaataaaacaaccGAAAACGAAAATTAAGAG gtcCTCTGGTAATTTCGGGAGCGCGGGGGCACGTTCAGCTCCGAGTACGCCCCTCGAACAACAAATTCTTGGCAGTCCCGCACTATCTCCGGACGTTCTTTCCAACTCGCCGACATCTGTAGTCTATCAAACTAGTCCAAGCCATGCGTTATTCACTAAGTGTGACAA AGCGTCTTTGAAACATCTGTCGACGTCGACGCCGGTGATGACGGCTCAGGCGCAAATTACCGAACCTCCTAGTCCTAAAACAACCAAAGACCCCAAAATTCGCACCACCTCGAAAGCGcgacaaaaaaaattccttcGACATTTTCCGAACGTCGAAGACGACGAAAAAGTATTGAATCATTATTCGTGCGCACTTATCGGAGATATTTTATTACAGGGCCACCTCTATATTACTAAAAATTACTTCGCTTTTTATTCCAACGTATTCGGATATGTTACCAAG CTCTTAATTCCGATACTTACTGTAGAAAATATAACGAAAGAAAAAACAGCCAGGATAATACCTAACGCCGTCGGTGTTTCGACTAGCGAGGATAAGCACGTATTTGGTAGTTTAATATCGAGAGATAATACGCTGATATACATGAGAACGGTATGGCAGAAAGCCAAAAATGCATATCCCGTTATAATAGAGCCGGAAATCGAa GAACCGGATTTGGATTCCAGTGATTCAGTAGAAGCGGAAAGCGGTAGGGATTCGCCGCCTATCGAAATAAAGCCTAAATTTTCTCTAGTTAAAATTATTCCTAAAGGACGTCGACCTAGTGACGTAGAcg GCACGCAATACGACTCTGCAGGCTTTATTAGCGTCCTCAAACAATCTATAATAGAATTTCGCAAATTACCACGTCAGAGTCTCATCTTGTGCGCCACAACTTTATTgctcattcttctttttttctcagCCGGTATATTACTTTATCGAATTAgcaaaatacaaaacaaatactCAATGGTGTTCCACGAGAACATGATCAAAGGCTCTAACGATGTCTACAGCGACCTCTTGCAGTGGCATTCCCAAATGCATTCGAAATCAGCGGGAGCCGTTAATAATTTCTTAGATTCGAATTTGGTTTTAATTGCTCAG gttaggcAGTCCTTAGAAGCGTTATCTTCGATTCTCGTACAATCCAGCAGTACTCAAGGTCACGAATCTGATCCAAAACCTTTAGAAGCGTCCAAAGATAACAGTTAG
- the LOC130444858 gene encoding GRAM domain-containing protein 2A-like isoform X1 — MIKPSDNISIPVNQVIRENRTLGRIRRLSLPVQKVLRRTCSLRIRDVTWSSGNFGSAGARSAPSTPLEQQILGSPALSPDVLSNSPTSVVYQTSPSHALFTKCDKASLKHLSTSTPVMTAQAQITEPPSPKTTKDPKIRTTSKARQKKFLRHFPNVEDDEKVLNHYSCALIGDILLQGHLYITKNYFAFYSNVFGYVTKLLIPILTVENITKEKTARIIPNAVGVSTSEDKHVFGSLISRDNTLIYMRTVWQKAKNAYPVIIEPEIEEPDLDSSDSVEAESGRDSPPIEIKPKFSLVKIIPKGRRPSDVDGTQYDSAGFISVLKQSIIEFRKLPRQSLILCATTLLLILLFFSAGILLYRISKIQNKYSMVFHENMIKGSNDVYSDLLQWHSQMHSKSAGAVNNFLDSNLVLIAQVRQSLEALSSILVQSSSTQGHESDPKPLEASKDNS; from the exons ATGATCAAACCATCGGATAACATATCTATACCTGTGAATCAAGTGATTAGAGAAAACAGAACGTTGGGTCGGATAAGGAGATTAAGTTTACCAGTTCAGAAAGTCTTGAGAAGAACGTGTAGTTTGAGAATTAGAGATGTTACTTG gtcCTCTGGTAATTTCGGGAGCGCGGGGGCACGTTCAGCTCCGAGTACGCCCCTCGAACAACAAATTCTTGGCAGTCCCGCACTATCTCCGGACGTTCTTTCCAACTCGCCGACATCTGTAGTCTATCAAACTAGTCCAAGCCATGCGTTATTCACTAAGTGTGACAA AGCGTCTTTGAAACATCTGTCGACGTCGACGCCGGTGATGACGGCTCAGGCGCAAATTACCGAACCTCCTAGTCCTAAAACAACCAAAGACCCCAAAATTCGCACCACCTCGAAAGCGcgacaaaaaaaattccttcGACATTTTCCGAACGTCGAAGACGACGAAAAAGTATTGAATCATTATTCGTGCGCACTTATCGGAGATATTTTATTACAGGGCCACCTCTATATTACTAAAAATTACTTCGCTTTTTATTCCAACGTATTCGGATATGTTACCAAG CTCTTAATTCCGATACTTACTGTAGAAAATATAACGAAAGAAAAAACAGCCAGGATAATACCTAACGCCGTCGGTGTTTCGACTAGCGAGGATAAGCACGTATTTGGTAGTTTAATATCGAGAGATAATACGCTGATATACATGAGAACGGTATGGCAGAAAGCCAAAAATGCATATCCCGTTATAATAGAGCCGGAAATCGAa GAACCGGATTTGGATTCCAGTGATTCAGTAGAAGCGGAAAGCGGTAGGGATTCGCCGCCTATCGAAATAAAGCCTAAATTTTCTCTAGTTAAAATTATTCCTAAAGGACGTCGACCTAGTGACGTAGAcg GCACGCAATACGACTCTGCAGGCTTTATTAGCGTCCTCAAACAATCTATAATAGAATTTCGCAAATTACCACGTCAGAGTCTCATCTTGTGCGCCACAACTTTATTgctcattcttctttttttctcagCCGGTATATTACTTTATCGAATTAgcaaaatacaaaacaaatactCAATGGTGTTCCACGAGAACATGATCAAAGGCTCTAACGATGTCTACAGCGACCTCTTGCAGTGGCATTCCCAAATGCATTCGAAATCAGCGGGAGCCGTTAATAATTTCTTAGATTCGAATTTGGTTTTAATTGCTCAG gttaggcAGTCCTTAGAAGCGTTATCTTCGATTCTCGTACAATCCAGCAGTACTCAAGGTCACGAATCTGATCCAAAACCTTTAGAAGCGTCCAAAGATAACAGTTAG
- the LOC130444858 gene encoding GRAM domain-containing protein 2A-like isoform X2, translating to MLCFIQGLDEKYAIKEAGIKEHKLYTVKKIFMLRKSRSSGNFGSAGARSAPSTPLEQQILGSPALSPDVLSNSPTSVVYQTSPSHALFTKCDKASLKHLSTSTPVMTAQAQITEPPSPKTTKDPKIRTTSKARQKKFLRHFPNVEDDEKVLNHYSCALIGDILLQGHLYITKNYFAFYSNVFGYVTKLLIPILTVENITKEKTARIIPNAVGVSTSEDKHVFGSLISRDNTLIYMRTVWQKAKNAYPVIIEPEIEEPDLDSSDSVEAESGRDSPPIEIKPKFSLVKIIPKGRRPSDVDGTQYDSAGFISVLKQSIIEFRKLPRQSLILCATTLLLILLFFSAGILLYRISKIQNKYSMVFHENMIKGSNDVYSDLLQWHSQMHSKSAGAVNNFLDSNLVLIAQVRQSLEALSSILVQSSSTQGHESDPKPLEASKDNS from the exons ATGTTGTGCTTTATACAaggtttagatgaaaaatatgCTATTAAAGAAGCTGGCATTAAGGAACATAAACTTTATACGGTCAAAAAGATATTTATGTTGCGAAAATCCag gtcCTCTGGTAATTTCGGGAGCGCGGGGGCACGTTCAGCTCCGAGTACGCCCCTCGAACAACAAATTCTTGGCAGTCCCGCACTATCTCCGGACGTTCTTTCCAACTCGCCGACATCTGTAGTCTATCAAACTAGTCCAAGCCATGCGTTATTCACTAAGTGTGACAA AGCGTCTTTGAAACATCTGTCGACGTCGACGCCGGTGATGACGGCTCAGGCGCAAATTACCGAACCTCCTAGTCCTAAAACAACCAAAGACCCCAAAATTCGCACCACCTCGAAAGCGcgacaaaaaaaattccttcGACATTTTCCGAACGTCGAAGACGACGAAAAAGTATTGAATCATTATTCGTGCGCACTTATCGGAGATATTTTATTACAGGGCCACCTCTATATTACTAAAAATTACTTCGCTTTTTATTCCAACGTATTCGGATATGTTACCAAG CTCTTAATTCCGATACTTACTGTAGAAAATATAACGAAAGAAAAAACAGCCAGGATAATACCTAACGCCGTCGGTGTTTCGACTAGCGAGGATAAGCACGTATTTGGTAGTTTAATATCGAGAGATAATACGCTGATATACATGAGAACGGTATGGCAGAAAGCCAAAAATGCATATCCCGTTATAATAGAGCCGGAAATCGAa GAACCGGATTTGGATTCCAGTGATTCAGTAGAAGCGGAAAGCGGTAGGGATTCGCCGCCTATCGAAATAAAGCCTAAATTTTCTCTAGTTAAAATTATTCCTAAAGGACGTCGACCTAGTGACGTAGAcg GCACGCAATACGACTCTGCAGGCTTTATTAGCGTCCTCAAACAATCTATAATAGAATTTCGCAAATTACCACGTCAGAGTCTCATCTTGTGCGCCACAACTTTATTgctcattcttctttttttctcagCCGGTATATTACTTTATCGAATTAgcaaaatacaaaacaaatactCAATGGTGTTCCACGAGAACATGATCAAAGGCTCTAACGATGTCTACAGCGACCTCTTGCAGTGGCATTCCCAAATGCATTCGAAATCAGCGGGAGCCGTTAATAATTTCTTAGATTCGAATTTGGTTTTAATTGCTCAG gttaggcAGTCCTTAGAAGCGTTATCTTCGATTCTCGTACAATCCAGCAGTACTCAAGGTCACGAATCTGATCCAAAACCTTTAGAAGCGTCCAAAGATAACAGTTAG
- the LOC130444858 gene encoding GRAM domain-containing protein 2A-like isoform X3 — MLFWNFIKSDFASTAGYTGSSGNFGSAGARSAPSTPLEQQILGSPALSPDVLSNSPTSVVYQTSPSHALFTKCDKASLKHLSTSTPVMTAQAQITEPPSPKTTKDPKIRTTSKARQKKFLRHFPNVEDDEKVLNHYSCALIGDILLQGHLYITKNYFAFYSNVFGYVTKLLIPILTVENITKEKTARIIPNAVGVSTSEDKHVFGSLISRDNTLIYMRTVWQKAKNAYPVIIEPEIEEPDLDSSDSVEAESGRDSPPIEIKPKFSLVKIIPKGRRPSDVDGTQYDSAGFISVLKQSIIEFRKLPRQSLILCATTLLLILLFFSAGILLYRISKIQNKYSMVFHENMIKGSNDVYSDLLQWHSQMHSKSAGAVNNFLDSNLVLIAQVRQSLEALSSILVQSSSTQGHESDPKPLEASKDNS, encoded by the exons atgttattttggaattttatcAAAAGCGACTTTGCCAGCACAGCGGGTTATACAGG gtcCTCTGGTAATTTCGGGAGCGCGGGGGCACGTTCAGCTCCGAGTACGCCCCTCGAACAACAAATTCTTGGCAGTCCCGCACTATCTCCGGACGTTCTTTCCAACTCGCCGACATCTGTAGTCTATCAAACTAGTCCAAGCCATGCGTTATTCACTAAGTGTGACAA AGCGTCTTTGAAACATCTGTCGACGTCGACGCCGGTGATGACGGCTCAGGCGCAAATTACCGAACCTCCTAGTCCTAAAACAACCAAAGACCCCAAAATTCGCACCACCTCGAAAGCGcgacaaaaaaaattccttcGACATTTTCCGAACGTCGAAGACGACGAAAAAGTATTGAATCATTATTCGTGCGCACTTATCGGAGATATTTTATTACAGGGCCACCTCTATATTACTAAAAATTACTTCGCTTTTTATTCCAACGTATTCGGATATGTTACCAAG CTCTTAATTCCGATACTTACTGTAGAAAATATAACGAAAGAAAAAACAGCCAGGATAATACCTAACGCCGTCGGTGTTTCGACTAGCGAGGATAAGCACGTATTTGGTAGTTTAATATCGAGAGATAATACGCTGATATACATGAGAACGGTATGGCAGAAAGCCAAAAATGCATATCCCGTTATAATAGAGCCGGAAATCGAa GAACCGGATTTGGATTCCAGTGATTCAGTAGAAGCGGAAAGCGGTAGGGATTCGCCGCCTATCGAAATAAAGCCTAAATTTTCTCTAGTTAAAATTATTCCTAAAGGACGTCGACCTAGTGACGTAGAcg GCACGCAATACGACTCTGCAGGCTTTATTAGCGTCCTCAAACAATCTATAATAGAATTTCGCAAATTACCACGTCAGAGTCTCATCTTGTGCGCCACAACTTTATTgctcattcttctttttttctcagCCGGTATATTACTTTATCGAATTAgcaaaatacaaaacaaatactCAATGGTGTTCCACGAGAACATGATCAAAGGCTCTAACGATGTCTACAGCGACCTCTTGCAGTGGCATTCCCAAATGCATTCGAAATCAGCGGGAGCCGTTAATAATTTCTTAGATTCGAATTTGGTTTTAATTGCTCAG gttaggcAGTCCTTAGAAGCGTTATCTTCGATTCTCGTACAATCCAGCAGTACTCAAGGTCACGAATCTGATCCAAAACCTTTAGAAGCGTCCAAAGATAACAGTTAG
- the LOC130444857 gene encoding zinc finger C2HC domain-containing protein 1C isoform X2 — protein sequence MTSKLVQMQARFQQRQMQEKEEKLLKLYENQQQRAFDKIGRGSAGSNDSLPTTNTGGKVRQMFDERRQKAGIDKSYPLEPLKSKNNSRGLYPERKTTVRATVQNSTTVIKNGKPLVKKKEVVNKVYENINGKETFEEIKYVKNGDNENHSKSYREIIEIDNNNKIDGIENEKMPLYDLDEGDNDNTLAKSNKNNNSNLITKKTPTNNNAAYIKQENHQKNNLTNVKRTSTKQTASPPRNSTPNSPVKKTSNTGMQDKSKTTVPRAPSSTRPSAKQQSPRTVVNRDDLTECTYCGRRFAEDRIEKHEDVCSKTGKKKRKIYDATKHRVLGTELESYVLKGPRSKINNKSLTRTVPKKDWRRTHEEFISAIRAAKEAQVHLSKGGKLSDLPPPPPSSNPDYVQCPHCGRRFNQAAAERHIPKCADYQFNKPKPGTASKSRIQKK from the exons ATGACATCGAAACTAGTGCAAATGCAG GCTCGCTTCCAACAACGACAGAtgcaagaaaaagaagaaaaacttttgAAGCTATACGAAAATCAACAACAAAGGGCTTTCGATAAAATTGGAAGGGGGAGCGCCGGTAGTAACGACAGTTTACCTACAACGAATACCGGAGGAAAAGTCCGCCAAATGTTTGACGAAAGAAGACAAAAAGCTGGAATAGATAAAAGTTATCCGCTGGAACCGTTAAAATCTAAAAACAATTCGAGAGGATTGTATCCCGAAAGGAAAACGACTGTTAGAGCAACCGTTCAAAATAGTACTACAgttattaaaaatggaaaaccgTTAGTGAAGAAGAAAGAAGTAGTGAATAaggtttatgaaaatattaatg GAAAAGAAACTTTTGAGGAAATTAAATACGTAAAAAATGGCGATAACGAAAATCATTCGAAATCGTATAgggaaataatagaaatagataataataacaaaatagatggcatagaaaatgaaaaaatgcctTTATACGATCTAGACGAAGGGGATAACGATAACACTCTTGCGAAgagtaacaaaaataataatagtaacttAATAACGAAGAAAACGCCAACAAATAATAATGCAGCATATATCAAACAAGAAAAT catcaaaaaaataacttgactAACGTTAAAAGAACCTCAACTAAACAAACAGCTTCCCCACCAAGAAACAGTACTCCAAATAGTCCGGTTAAGAAGACATCTAATACTGGAATGCAAGACAAA TCAAAAACAACAGTACCTCGTGCACCGTCATCGACTCGTCCATCGGCCAAACAACAAAGTCCTCGAACTGTAGTGAATAGAGACGATCTCACCGAATGCACTTATTGCGGTAGAAGATTCGCCGAAGATCGTATTGAAAAACACGAAGACGTTTGCTCGAAAACGggaaagaaaaaacgaaaaatatacgATGCCACAAAGCATCGAGTACTTGGCACCGAATTGGAATCGTACGTTTTAAAAGGTCctagatcaaaaataaacaacaag TCGTTAACGAGAACTGTTCCGAAGAAAGACTGGCGTCGAACTCACGAAGAGTTCATTTCAGCGATAAGAGCAGCGAAAGAAGCTCAAGTTCATTTGTCCAAAGGGGGGAAACTATCCGATCTACCTCCACCGCCACCGTCGTCGAATCCTGATTACGTGCAATGTCCCCATTGCGGGAGGAGGTTTAATCAAGCCGCAGCCGAAAGGCACATCCCCAAATGTGCCGATTATCAGTTTAATAAACCTAAACCTGGAACAGCCTCTAAAAgtcgaatacaaaaaaaatag
- the LOC130444857 gene encoding zinc finger C2HC domain-containing protein 1C isoform X1 produces the protein MNKYVSPNLNNVSINFESSWGSKALDLKGVYKCLLLQARFQQRQMQEKEEKLLKLYENQQQRAFDKIGRGSAGSNDSLPTTNTGGKVRQMFDERRQKAGIDKSYPLEPLKSKNNSRGLYPERKTTVRATVQNSTTVIKNGKPLVKKKEVVNKVYENINGKETFEEIKYVKNGDNENHSKSYREIIEIDNNNKIDGIENEKMPLYDLDEGDNDNTLAKSNKNNNSNLITKKTPTNNNAAYIKQENHQKNNLTNVKRTSTKQTASPPRNSTPNSPVKKTSNTGMQDKSKTTVPRAPSSTRPSAKQQSPRTVVNRDDLTECTYCGRRFAEDRIEKHEDVCSKTGKKKRKIYDATKHRVLGTELESYVLKGPRSKINNKSLTRTVPKKDWRRTHEEFISAIRAAKEAQVHLSKGGKLSDLPPPPPSSNPDYVQCPHCGRRFNQAAAERHIPKCADYQFNKPKPGTASKSRIQKK, from the exons atgaataaatatgtaTCACCGAATTTAAATAATGTGTCGATAAATTTTGAAAGCTCTTGGGGTTCGAAAGCATTAGATTTAAAAGGTGTATAT aaatgtttattattacaGGCTCGCTTCCAACAACGACAGAtgcaagaaaaagaagaaaaacttttgAAGCTATACGAAAATCAACAACAAAGGGCTTTCGATAAAATTGGAAGGGGGAGCGCCGGTAGTAACGACAGTTTACCTACAACGAATACCGGAGGAAAAGTCCGCCAAATGTTTGACGAAAGAAGACAAAAAGCTGGAATAGATAAAAGTTATCCGCTGGAACCGTTAAAATCTAAAAACAATTCGAGAGGATTGTATCCCGAAAGGAAAACGACTGTTAGAGCAACCGTTCAAAATAGTACTACAgttattaaaaatggaaaaccgTTAGTGAAGAAGAAAGAAGTAGTGAATAaggtttatgaaaatattaatg GAAAAGAAACTTTTGAGGAAATTAAATACGTAAAAAATGGCGATAACGAAAATCATTCGAAATCGTATAgggaaataatagaaatagataataataacaaaatagatggcatagaaaatgaaaaaatgcctTTATACGATCTAGACGAAGGGGATAACGATAACACTCTTGCGAAgagtaacaaaaataataatagtaacttAATAACGAAGAAAACGCCAACAAATAATAATGCAGCATATATCAAACAAGAAAAT catcaaaaaaataacttgactAACGTTAAAAGAACCTCAACTAAACAAACAGCTTCCCCACCAAGAAACAGTACTCCAAATAGTCCGGTTAAGAAGACATCTAATACTGGAATGCAAGACAAA TCAAAAACAACAGTACCTCGTGCACCGTCATCGACTCGTCCATCGGCCAAACAACAAAGTCCTCGAACTGTAGTGAATAGAGACGATCTCACCGAATGCACTTATTGCGGTAGAAGATTCGCCGAAGATCGTATTGAAAAACACGAAGACGTTTGCTCGAAAACGggaaagaaaaaacgaaaaatatacgATGCCACAAAGCATCGAGTACTTGGCACCGAATTGGAATCGTACGTTTTAAAAGGTCctagatcaaaaataaacaacaag TCGTTAACGAGAACTGTTCCGAAGAAAGACTGGCGTCGAACTCACGAAGAGTTCATTTCAGCGATAAGAGCAGCGAAAGAAGCTCAAGTTCATTTGTCCAAAGGGGGGAAACTATCCGATCTACCTCCACCGCCACCGTCGTCGAATCCTGATTACGTGCAATGTCCCCATTGCGGGAGGAGGTTTAATCAAGCCGCAGCCGAAAGGCACATCCCCAAATGTGCCGATTATCAGTTTAATAAACCTAAACCTGGAACAGCCTCTAAAAgtcgaatacaaaaaaaatag